From Actinoplanes oblitus, a single genomic window includes:
- a CDS encoding glycosyltransferase family 2 protein — MSASDGWLLAVTGYAVLLAWPLSTVILVWFAVRYVGTHRARVVNKALASGDGKPEHFWIIVPALNEEAVVANTVNAALGLRGAAGTLARVLVVDDGSDDRTPEVLAAIDHPRLHVMRRELPEARQGKGEALNAAYRYIARLSAEQGIPAGRVVLGIIDGDGQGSDNILVEVGRLMGDTRVGAVQVQVRIRNRNKLLGAVQDLEFGAIVDACQNMRDALNTVGLGGNGQFSRLSTLIALGSAPWSSCLVEDMELGLRMHLQGVSIRYTSRASVTQQAVVDIKRLTRQRTRWAQGNLQCARYLGSLFSSGNITRGSLVEILHYLVSPWANAIVAVLLSLTGTLGALGLMIGHPLPILPTWWHLALSLGVWVVVTTFPGLVWVLVHRVKRGDESTGRMLLAALAYPAFLLLGLTATYRALGRQLTGQQAWAKTERLVEEPLVLQTA, encoded by the coding sequence ATGTCGGCATCGGACGGGTGGCTCCTCGCGGTAACCGGCTATGCGGTCCTGCTGGCCTGGCCGCTCTCCACGGTGATCCTGGTCTGGTTCGCGGTCCGCTACGTCGGCACGCACCGTGCGCGGGTCGTCAACAAGGCCCTGGCCAGCGGCGACGGCAAGCCCGAGCACTTCTGGATCATCGTGCCGGCGCTCAACGAGGAGGCCGTGGTCGCCAACACCGTGAACGCGGCGCTGGGCCTGCGCGGCGCCGCCGGCACGCTGGCCCGGGTCCTGGTCGTCGACGACGGCTCGGACGACCGGACGCCCGAGGTCCTGGCCGCCATCGACCACCCCCGCCTGCACGTGATGCGCCGCGAGCTGCCCGAGGCCCGGCAGGGCAAGGGCGAGGCGCTGAACGCCGCCTACCGCTACATCGCCCGGCTCTCCGCCGAGCAGGGCATCCCGGCCGGCCGGGTGGTGCTCGGCATCATCGACGGCGACGGCCAGGGCAGCGACAACATCCTGGTCGAGGTCGGCCGGCTGATGGGCGACACCCGGGTCGGCGCGGTCCAGGTGCAGGTCCGGATCCGCAACCGCAACAAGCTGCTCGGCGCGGTGCAGGACCTGGAGTTCGGCGCGATCGTGGACGCCTGCCAGAACATGCGGGACGCGCTGAACACCGTGGGCCTCGGCGGCAACGGCCAGTTCAGCCGGCTCTCCACGCTGATCGCCCTGGGCAGCGCCCCGTGGTCGAGCTGCCTGGTCGAGGACATGGAGCTGGGCCTGCGGATGCACCTGCAGGGCGTGTCGATCCGCTACACCTCGCGCGCCTCGGTCACCCAGCAGGCGGTGGTGGACATCAAGCGGCTCACCCGGCAGCGCACCCGCTGGGCGCAGGGCAACCTGCAGTGCGCGCGCTACCTCGGCTCGCTCTTCTCCTCCGGCAACATCACCCGCGGCTCGCTGGTGGAGATCCTGCACTACCTGGTCTCGCCGTGGGCCAACGCGATCGTCGCGGTGCTGCTCTCGCTGACCGGAACTCTGGGCGCGCTGGGCCTCATGATCGGGCATCCGCTGCCGATTCTGCCCACCTGGTGGCACCTCGCCCTGAGCCTCGGCGTCTGGGTGGTGGTGACCACGTTCCCGGGTCTGGTCTGGGTGCTCGTGCACCGGGTCAAGCGCGGGGACGAGTCGACGGGCCGGATGCTGCTCGCCGCCCTGGCCTACCCGGCCTTCCTGCTCCTCGGCCTGACCGCCACCTACCGGGCGCTGGGCCGGCAGCTGACCGGCCAGCAGGCCTGGGCCAAGACCGAACGGCTCGTCGAGGAGCCGCTGGTCCTGCAGACCGCCTGA
- a CDS encoding TetR/AcrR family transcriptional regulator, whose translation MATRLRADARRNRAALLTAAREVFAEQGLDASLDEIARRAGVGNATLYRRFPSRRHLIAEVFAAHMTAAVRLADQALEHPDPWAAFVGYLTRVCELQATDRGLAELLVTSAFDDDERLSALRAAAQQRAVDVLLRAQRAGRLRGDFTRHDLWLVMMANAGVNRHATDPNAWRRQLSLLLGGLATR comes from the coding sequence ATGGCCACCCGGCTGCGTGCGGATGCCCGCCGAAATCGAGCGGCCCTGCTCACCGCAGCCCGCGAGGTCTTCGCGGAGCAGGGCCTGGACGCGTCGCTGGACGAGATCGCCCGGCGTGCCGGGGTCGGCAACGCCACCCTCTACCGCCGCTTCCCCAGCCGCCGGCACCTGATCGCCGAGGTCTTCGCCGCCCACATGACGGCCGCGGTCCGCCTCGCCGACCAGGCGCTGGAGCACCCCGACCCGTGGGCCGCGTTCGTCGGCTACCTGACCCGGGTCTGCGAGCTGCAGGCGACCGACCGGGGTCTGGCCGAGCTGCTGGTCACCAGCGCCTTCGACGACGACGAGCGGCTGTCCGCGCTGCGGGCCGCCGCCCAGCAGCGCGCGGTGGACGTGCTGCTCCGGGCGCAGCGGGCCGGCCGGCTGCGCGGCGACTTCACCCGGCACGACCTCTGGCTGGTGATGATGGCGAACGCCGGGGTCAACCGGCACGCCACCGACCCGAACGCCTGGCGCCGTCAGTTGTCCCTGCTCCTGGGCGGTCTGGCGACTCGGTAA
- a CDS encoding dienelactone hydrolase family protein, producing MRQASVDVPAADGTADAYLVTPDGPGPYPGILMFMDAFGLRPRLREMADRIAERGYAVLVPNILYRSRRSPLVEPDELIDADKRGAAFGRLMPMMQALTPPRLIADTAAYLDFLAAQEGVAAGPAGIVGYCMGGRNALIAISALPDRLAVLASFHAGRVVADGPDSPHRGVGAITGEVYFGHADNDGSMTPEHIATLESALREAGVTYTSELYEGAPHGFTMSDTAMYHEGAERRHWEALFALLERALPTPAG from the coding sequence ATGCGGCAGGCTTCGGTCGATGTACCGGCCGCGGACGGGACGGCCGACGCGTACCTCGTGACGCCGGACGGGCCCGGGCCGTACCCCGGGATCCTGATGTTCATGGACGCCTTCGGCCTCCGGCCGCGACTGCGCGAGATGGCCGACCGGATCGCCGAGCGGGGGTACGCGGTCCTGGTCCCCAACATCCTGTACCGCAGCCGGCGCAGCCCGCTGGTGGAGCCGGACGAGCTGATCGACGCGGACAAGCGCGGCGCGGCGTTCGGCCGGCTGATGCCGATGATGCAGGCGCTCACCCCGCCGCGGCTGATCGCCGACACCGCCGCTTACCTGGACTTTCTGGCCGCTCAGGAGGGCGTGGCGGCCGGACCGGCCGGGATCGTCGGCTACTGCATGGGCGGGCGGAACGCCCTGATCGCGATCTCCGCGCTGCCGGACCGGCTCGCGGTGCTGGCCAGCTTCCACGCCGGCCGGGTGGTGGCCGACGGCCCGGACAGCCCGCACCGGGGGGTCGGCGCGATCACCGGCGAGGTCTATTTCGGACACGCGGACAATGACGGGTCGATGACGCCGGAGCACATCGCGACGCTGGAGAGTGCGTTGCGCGAGGCCGGGGTGACCTATACGTCGGAGCTGTACGAGGGAGCGCCGCACGGGTTCACCATGTCCGATACGGCGATGTATCACGAGGGGGCCGAGCGGCGGCACTGGGAGGCGCTGTTCGCGCTGCTCGAGCGGGCGTTGCCGACCCCCGCCGGCTAG
- a CDS encoding polysaccharide deacetylase family protein, producing the protein MRTSKVTRRTLLAGGGAAAVAAAVGLNTVEADASVPLPVISTLTTRTGKAAPGAGSAKTLILYDTTGDYGWLGEVYATQTANLASHFGSWAAAPVGRYKAGDLNAYTAVIYLGSTYDEPLPDAFLTDVLATTKPVTWVYDNIWQLAAKAGFTDRYGFASGTFDLAEVTEVGYKGRKLTRSSDNRAGIMNLPISDTTKVRTLATAVRADSTGFPWAVRSGNLTYIGEIPFSYVTHDDRYLIFADLMFDAVGSTAPERHRALIRIEDVGPDADPEQLKAVADFLAAEKVPFSVAVYPRFRDPKGTQNDGKAQDYTLAARPKVVAALKYMQAKGGTLVMHGYTHQYGSVANPYDGVSANDFEFFRAHVDANDSVIYDGPVAEDSAAWATARMIASGAIFVATGLGAPKIFEFPHYAASPIDYQAVHTLFGKRYDRGLYFPGVLTGGRYDFPRQFGQFFPYTVRDVYGSVVVPENIGNVETEPFNNHPVRLPADIVASAERNLVVRDGVASCFYHAYLGTDHLTDLIGGIKGLGYSFVSAETMLNG; encoded by the coding sequence ATGCGCACCTCGAAGGTCACCCGACGCACCCTGCTCGCCGGTGGCGGGGCGGCTGCCGTCGCCGCCGCTGTCGGGCTGAACACCGTGGAGGCCGACGCCTCCGTGCCCCTGCCGGTCATCAGCACGCTGACCACCCGGACCGGCAAGGCCGCACCCGGCGCCGGCTCGGCCAAGACCCTGATCCTGTACGACACCACCGGCGACTACGGCTGGCTCGGCGAGGTCTACGCCACCCAGACGGCGAACCTGGCCTCGCACTTCGGCAGCTGGGCGGCCGCGCCGGTGGGCCGGTACAAGGCCGGCGACCTGAACGCGTACACCGCGGTGATCTACCTGGGCTCGACCTACGACGAGCCACTGCCGGACGCGTTCCTGACCGACGTGCTGGCCACCACCAAGCCGGTGACCTGGGTCTACGACAACATCTGGCAGCTGGCCGCGAAGGCCGGCTTCACCGACCGGTACGGCTTCGCCAGCGGCACCTTCGACCTGGCCGAGGTGACCGAGGTCGGTTACAAGGGCCGGAAGCTGACCCGGAGCAGCGACAACCGGGCCGGCATCATGAACCTGCCGATCAGCGACACCACCAAGGTGCGCACGCTGGCCACCGCGGTCCGCGCGGACAGCACCGGCTTCCCGTGGGCGGTGAGGTCGGGGAACCTCACCTACATCGGCGAGATCCCGTTCTCCTACGTCACCCACGACGACCGCTACCTGATCTTCGCGGACCTGATGTTCGACGCCGTGGGCAGCACCGCGCCGGAGCGGCACCGTGCCCTGATCCGGATCGAGGACGTCGGACCGGACGCCGACCCGGAGCAGCTCAAGGCGGTCGCCGACTTCCTGGCGGCGGAGAAGGTGCCGTTCAGCGTCGCCGTCTATCCGCGCTTCCGGGATCCGAAGGGCACCCAGAACGACGGCAAGGCGCAGGACTACACCCTGGCGGCCCGGCCGAAGGTGGTCGCCGCGCTCAAGTACATGCAGGCCAAGGGCGGCACGCTGGTCATGCACGGGTACACCCACCAGTACGGCTCGGTGGCGAACCCGTACGACGGGGTGAGCGCGAACGACTTCGAGTTCTTCCGGGCACACGTCGACGCGAACGACAGCGTGATCTACGACGGGCCGGTGGCCGAGGACTCCGCGGCCTGGGCCACCGCCCGGATGATCGCGTCCGGTGCCATCTTCGTGGCCACCGGCCTGGGCGCTCCGAAGATCTTCGAGTTCCCGCACTACGCGGCCAGCCCGATCGACTACCAGGCGGTGCACACCCTGTTCGGCAAGCGGTACGACCGGGGCCTGTACTTCCCCGGCGTGCTGACCGGCGGCAGGTACGACTTCCCCCGCCAGTTCGGGCAGTTCTTCCCGTACACGGTGCGCGACGTGTACGGCTCGGTGGTGGTGCCGGAGAACATCGGCAACGTGGAGACCGAGCCGTTCAACAACCACCCGGTCCGGCTGCCCGCCGACATCGTCGCGTCGGCCGAACGCAACCTGGTGGTCCGGGACGGCGTGGCGAGCTGCTTCTACCACGCCTACCTCGGCACCGATCACCTGACGGACCTGATCGGCGGGATCAAGGGCCTCGGCTACTCCTTCGTGAGTGCCGAGACCATGCTCAACGGCTGA
- a CDS encoding cellulose binding domain-containing protein, producing MQRSRLRLAIYSSAAVLAVGGGIGAAVAATTGETGGLSASFAKDSDWGAGYQAHYTIKNGSSAEVNGWELVFGLPSTAKLSTSWDATVTTAGSTETAKNAAWNGTIPAGGSISFGFVVNGKGDPTSCTINGVSCTAGGATAAPTATATATKPPTTKPTATATATATKTATAAPTATRTTTAAPTATATSTSGSGSGGGVLVAPYVDMGVLSNGGTLASLADGGNVKSFSLAFVTASGCKASWFGAFDPRQKQFADQIGAIRAAGGDVKVSFGGATGVELAQACTSATALQAEYQAVVDAYDLKYIDLDIEGAASADTASIDRRSTALAALQKANPGLKISLTLPVLPEGLTADGLNVVKSAKNAGVDLDLVNIMAMDYGRSAQDYGDLAIQAVKSTKDQIKALYGNSDAAAFKMVGVTPMIGKNDDSGTFTQSDAKDLVAFANANHLGFVSFWEMQRDKNACQGALFQCTNVSQTAFEFSKIFAGFKG from the coding sequence ATGCAACGCAGCCGTCTGCGGCTCGCCATCTACTCGTCCGCCGCGGTGCTCGCGGTCGGCGGCGGCATCGGCGCGGCGGTCGCTGCCACCACCGGCGAGACCGGCGGCCTGAGCGCCTCGTTCGCCAAGGACAGCGACTGGGGCGCCGGATACCAGGCGCACTACACGATCAAGAACGGCTCGAGCGCCGAGGTGAACGGCTGGGAGCTGGTCTTCGGCCTGCCGAGCACCGCGAAGCTGAGCACGTCGTGGGATGCCACGGTGACCACCGCCGGCAGCACCGAGACGGCGAAGAACGCCGCGTGGAACGGCACCATCCCGGCCGGCGGCTCGATCTCCTTCGGCTTCGTGGTCAACGGCAAGGGCGACCCGACGAGCTGCACCATCAACGGCGTGTCCTGCACCGCCGGCGGCGCGACAGCGGCACCCACCGCCACCGCGACGGCCACCAAGCCGCCGACCACCAAGCCCACCGCGACCGCCACGGCGACCGCGACGAAGACCGCGACGGCCGCGCCGACCGCCACCCGCACCACGACCGCCGCACCGACCGCGACGGCCACCTCGACCAGCGGCTCCGGCTCGGGCGGCGGCGTGCTGGTCGCCCCGTACGTCGACATGGGTGTGCTGTCCAACGGCGGCACGCTCGCCTCGCTGGCCGACGGTGGCAACGTCAAGTCGTTCAGCCTGGCGTTCGTCACCGCCTCCGGCTGCAAGGCCAGCTGGTTCGGCGCGTTCGACCCGCGGCAGAAGCAGTTCGCCGACCAGATCGGTGCGATCCGCGCGGCCGGCGGCGACGTGAAGGTCTCCTTCGGCGGCGCGACGGGCGTCGAGCTCGCCCAGGCCTGCACCTCGGCCACCGCCCTGCAGGCCGAGTACCAGGCGGTTGTCGACGCCTACGACCTGAAGTACATCGACCTGGACATCGAGGGTGCGGCCTCGGCCGACACCGCCTCGATCGACCGCCGCTCGACGGCGCTCGCCGCGCTGCAGAAGGCGAACCCGGGCCTGAAGATCTCGCTGACCCTGCCGGTGCTGCCGGAGGGCCTGACCGCTGACGGCCTGAACGTGGTCAAGTCGGCCAAGAACGCCGGCGTGGACCTGGACCTGGTCAACATCATGGCGATGGACTACGGCCGCTCCGCCCAGGACTACGGTGACCTGGCGATCCAGGCGGTCAAGTCCACGAAGGACCAGATCAAGGCGCTTTACGGCAACTCCGACGCGGCGGCCTTCAAGATGGTCGGCGTCACCCCGATGATCGGCAAGAACGACGACAGCGGCACCTTCACCCAGAGCGACGCCAAGGACCTGGTCGCGTTCGCCAACGCGAACCACCTCGGCTTCGTCTCCTTCTGGGAGATGCAGCGGGACAAGAACGCCTGCCAGGGCGCGCTGTTCCAGTGCACCAACGTCAGCCAGACCGCCTTCGAGTTCTCCA
- the wecB gene encoding non-hydrolyzing UDP-N-acetylglucosamine 2-epimerase produces the protein MSLREVHLIGGTRPEAVKLAPVAIAFREAGLLEPILLASGQHPTMVTQALAAFGLEPDITLTVERASGTQAELLTAMIQQLDELWSVRTPAAVIVQGDTTTSLAGALAAFWRRIPVVHLEAGLRSGDLDSPFPEEGNRRLVAQVAALHLAPTPLAAMNLLDEKIPASDVLVTGNTVVDATLSVAARRLPYENLAVADARAAATGRLVLVTAHRRESWGEPLDRILGAVKELIARYPDIDVVLPSHPNPAVRAQVDAALAGVERVTVTDPLPYPDLARLLSEAYLVLTDSGGIQEEAPSFGVPALVLRDVTERVESLHAGCAKLVGSDPDMIVTEASALLDSRIRRDAMTAGGNPYGDGRAAQRTAQATAALLGLAPAPEAMPVQQSAEIGAVA, from the coding sequence TTGTCCCTTCGCGAAGTCCACCTCATCGGCGGCACCCGGCCGGAAGCCGTCAAGCTCGCCCCGGTCGCCATCGCCTTCCGCGAGGCCGGTCTGCTCGAGCCGATCCTGCTGGCCAGCGGCCAGCACCCGACCATGGTCACCCAGGCCCTCGCCGCGTTCGGCCTGGAGCCGGACATCACCCTCACCGTGGAGCGCGCCTCCGGCACCCAGGCCGAGCTGCTCACCGCCATGATCCAGCAGCTCGACGAGCTGTGGTCGGTACGCACCCCGGCCGCCGTGATCGTCCAGGGCGACACCACCACCAGCCTGGCCGGTGCGCTGGCCGCGTTCTGGCGGCGGATCCCGGTCGTGCACCTGGAGGCCGGGTTGCGCTCCGGTGACCTCGACTCGCCGTTCCCCGAGGAGGGCAACCGACGGCTGGTCGCCCAGGTGGCCGCGCTGCACCTGGCGCCGACGCCGCTGGCCGCGATGAACCTGCTGGACGAGAAGATCCCGGCGAGCGACGTGCTGGTCACCGGTAACACGGTGGTGGACGCGACGCTGTCGGTGGCGGCGCGCAGGTTGCCGTACGAAAATCTCGCCGTCGCCGACGCGCGGGCCGCGGCCACCGGCCGTCTCGTGCTGGTCACCGCGCACCGCCGGGAGTCCTGGGGTGAGCCGCTGGACCGGATCCTGGGCGCCGTCAAGGAGCTGATCGCCAGGTACCCGGACATCGACGTGGTGCTGCCCAGCCACCCCAACCCAGCGGTCCGCGCGCAGGTGGACGCGGCGCTGGCCGGGGTGGAGCGGGTCACCGTCACCGATCCGCTGCCCTACCCGGACCTGGCCCGGCTGCTCTCCGAGGCCTACCTGGTGCTCACCGACTCGGGCGGGATCCAGGAGGAGGCGCCGTCGTTCGGCGTCCCGGCCCTGGTGCTGCGGGACGTCACCGAGCGCGTCGAGTCGCTGCACGCCGGCTGCGCCAAGCTGGTCGGCTCCGACCCCGACATGATCGTCACGGAGGCGTCCGCGCTGCTGGACAGCCGGATCCGCCGGGACGCGATGACCGCCGGCGGCAATCCGTACGGTGACGGCCGCGCCGCCCAGCGCACCGCCCAGGCGACCGCCGCCCTGCTCGGCCTCGCCCCCGCACCCGAAGCCATGCCCGTCCAGCAGTCCGCCGAGATCGGAGCCGTCGCCTGA